Proteins encoded by one window of Mesorhizobium sp. INR15:
- a CDS encoding gluconokinase yields MGVAGCGKSAVGIALASALGVAFVEGDKLHPPENVKRMASGEALTDALREGWLDAIGQRIATLVGEGQGVVAACSALKRSYRDRLRGFCGDIVFVYLEVDRATARRRVGNRKGHFMPASLVDSQFAILEAPGSDERALTLDATRPIGDLVRTVARALRS; encoded by the coding sequence ATGGGTGTCGCCGGTTGCGGCAAGTCGGCTGTCGGCATCGCTCTGGCTTCCGCGCTTGGCGTTGCCTTCGTCGAGGGCGACAAGCTGCATCCGCCTGAGAACGTCAAGCGCATGGCCAGCGGCGAGGCGCTTACCGACGCCCTGCGCGAAGGCTGGCTCGATGCGATCGGCCAGCGTATCGCAACGCTGGTTGGCGAGGGGCAAGGCGTAGTCGCTGCCTGCTCGGCGCTGAAGCGTAGCTATCGTGACCGGCTGCGTGGTTTCTGCGGGGACATCGTCTTCGTCTATCTGGAGGTCGACCGAGCCACAGCCAGGCGCCGCGTTGGCAACCGCAAGGGCCATTTCATGCCGGCAAGCCTGGTCGACAGCCAGTTCGCCATTCTCGAAGCGCCAGGATCGGACGAGCGTGCGCTGACGCTCGATGCCACGCGCCCTATCGGTGATCTGGTGCGAACCGTTGCCCGTGCGCTGCGCTCATGA
- a CDS encoding sugar ABC transporter substrate-binding protein encodes MIKSLVGGIIAATAFVTLNSAAMAAGPEIVSGPAAEPACFTPWAADTQFFKFPKKAGPYRIALANGYIANTWRIQMVQTAKAYAAQKDVAAKLKEFKVVSTGEDVPAQISAINNFIDSGYDAIVVNAQNPTAFGPVIKRAKEAGVVLVAFDNILDTKDAINVNVDQKGLGALWGNWLVKHVPNGGKVLEVRGVAGTSVDTDRHNGIHEVLDASGKKWAVTEVVGKWDDGVAQKASADAIATNGPFDGVTGQGGDTGIVQAMIDAKQPFVPFGGETENGFRKFCAAHAADGLKCSSAGTGPAQVAVAIKTAIAALEGNVVPQSVKLPLAIVEDPNFKAGQDFFPDQSDNFFVGNSFPTCGINFTAQEIMGQTKENQ; translated from the coding sequence ATGATCAAGTCACTTGTTGGTGGCATCATTGCCGCCACTGCATTCGTCACGCTCAATTCAGCCGCCATGGCCGCCGGCCCCGAGATCGTATCAGGCCCCGCCGCCGAACCGGCTTGCTTCACGCCGTGGGCCGCCGACACCCAGTTCTTCAAGTTCCCCAAGAAAGCCGGCCCATACCGGATCGCGCTCGCCAATGGCTATATCGCCAACACCTGGCGTATCCAGATGGTGCAGACGGCGAAAGCCTATGCGGCGCAGAAGGACGTCGCGGCGAAGTTGAAGGAATTCAAGGTCGTCTCGACCGGCGAGGATGTGCCGGCACAGATATCGGCGATCAACAACTTCATCGATTCCGGTTATGACGCGATCGTCGTCAATGCCCAGAACCCGACCGCATTCGGGCCGGTCATCAAGCGCGCCAAGGAAGCTGGCGTGGTGCTGGTCGCCTTCGACAACATTCTCGACACCAAGGACGCCATCAACGTCAATGTCGACCAGAAAGGCCTTGGCGCGCTTTGGGGCAACTGGCTGGTCAAGCATGTGCCGAACGGCGGCAAGGTGCTTGAAGTGCGCGGCGTTGCCGGTACTTCGGTCGACACCGACCGCCACAATGGCATCCATGAGGTGCTCGACGCCTCCGGCAAGAAATGGGCCGTCACCGAGGTCGTCGGCAAGTGGGATGACGGCGTGGCGCAAAAGGCATCTGCCGACGCGATCGCGACCAACGGGCCCTTCGACGGCGTCACCGGACAAGGTGGCGACACTGGCATTGTCCAGGCGATGATCGATGCCAAGCAGCCTTTCGTGCCGTTTGGCGGTGAAACCGAAAACGGCTTCCGCAAGTTCTGCGCGGCGCATGCTGCCGATGGTTTGAAGTGCTCATCGGCCGGCACCGGCCCTGCGCAGGTTGCCGTTGCCATCAAGACGGCGATCGCCGCGCTTGAAGGCAATGTCGTTCCGCAGTCGGTGAAGCTGCCATTGGCGATCGTCGAGGATCCGAACTTCAAGGCAGGTCAGGATTTCTTCCCCGACCAGTCCGACAACTTCTTCGTCGGCAATTCCTTCCCGACCTGCGGCATCAATTTCACGGCGCAGGAAATCATGGGTCAGACCAAGGAAAATCAATAG
- a CDS encoding Rrf2 family transcriptional regulator, whose amino-acid sequence MLTKKGKYGLKALVHLSGLPVGQLAFVNDIAVANNIPKKFLDAILGELRNAGFVQSRKGKEGGYRLARPASEIKIGHVVRVLDGPLAPIPCASRTQYQRCEDCDEATCQVRHMMLEVRQAIAEVLDNRSLAAMRDADNDDFPVELTSQI is encoded by the coding sequence ATGCTGACAAAAAAAGGCAAATACGGCCTCAAGGCCCTCGTGCATCTGTCCGGCCTGCCGGTTGGCCAATTGGCCTTCGTCAACGACATCGCAGTCGCCAACAACATCCCGAAGAAATTCCTCGACGCCATCCTGGGCGAATTGCGCAATGCCGGCTTTGTCCAGAGCCGCAAGGGCAAGGAGGGCGGCTACCGCCTCGCCCGGCCAGCCTCCGAGATCAAGATCGGCCATGTCGTGCGCGTGCTCGACGGGCCGCTGGCGCCTATCCCTTGCGCCAGCCGCACCCAGTATCAGCGCTGCGAGGATTGTGACGAGGCGACCTGCCAGGTCCGCCACATGATGCTGGAAGTGCGCCAGGCCATCGCCGAGGTACTCGACAACCGCAGCCTCGCCGCCATGCGTGACGCTGACAATGACGACTTTCCGGTCGAGCTGACCTCGCAGATCTAG
- a CDS encoding sulfate ABC transporter substrate-binding protein: protein MKRFLVATAALAGLFLASSQAWSADKLLNASYDVGRELFVQVNKAFISGHPGVTIDQSHAGTSAQARAIAEGLGADVVTFNQVTDIDFLVKKGLVSADWQKDFPDNASPFYSLPSFLVRAGNPKHIKDWNDLVRDDVQVIFPNPKTSGNARYTYLAATAYAKEAFKGDDAKVKEFITKLFNNVPIFDTGGRAATTTFVQREIGDVLITFESETRGIRKEYGNDKFEQVTPSVSLLAEFPVAIVDKVADEHGSRDLAKTYLDFLYTPEGQDILAQNGNRVRDAAVAAKYKADFPDVRLLTVEDVFGGWDKVQQEHFAAGGLLDQTYGSR from the coding sequence ATGAAGCGATTTCTCGTTGCCACCGCCGCTTTGGCCGGCCTGTTCCTCGCATCCTCCCAAGCCTGGTCAGCCGACAAATTGTTGAACGCATCCTATGACGTCGGCCGCGAATTGTTCGTGCAGGTCAACAAGGCCTTCATTTCCGGACATCCCGGCGTCACCATCGACCAGTCGCATGCCGGAACTTCGGCCCAGGCACGCGCTATCGCCGAAGGGCTTGGCGCCGACGTCGTCACCTTCAACCAGGTCACCGACATCGACTTCCTGGTCAAGAAGGGTCTGGTCTCCGCCGACTGGCAGAAAGATTTTCCCGACAACGCTTCGCCCTTCTACTCGCTGCCGTCCTTCCTGGTGCGCGCCGGCAATCCCAAGCATATCAAGGACTGGAACGATCTCGTCCGCGACGACGTGCAGGTGATCTTCCCCAACCCGAAGACCTCTGGCAATGCGCGCTATACCTACCTGGCGGCCACCGCCTACGCCAAGGAAGCCTTCAAGGGCGACGATGCCAAGGTGAAGGAGTTCATCACCAAGCTGTTCAACAACGTGCCGATCTTCGACACCGGCGGGCGCGCCGCGACCACCACCTTCGTGCAGCGTGAGATCGGCGATGTGCTGATCACCTTCGAATCCGAGACACGCGGCATCCGCAAGGAGTATGGCAACGACAAGTTCGAGCAGGTCACGCCTTCGGTCAGCCTGCTGGCGGAATTCCCGGTGGCGATCGTCGACAAGGTCGCCGACGAGCACGGCTCGCGCGATCTCGCAAAAACCTATCTCGACTTCCTCTACACGCCCGAAGGCCAGGACATCCTGGCGCAGAACGGCAACCGCGTTCGCGACGCCGCCGTCGCCGCCAAATACAAGGCCGACTTTCCAGATGTCCGCCTGCTGACGGTTGAAGACGTCTTCGGCGGCTGGGACAAGGTCCAGCAGGAGCATTTCGCCGCCGGCGGCCTGCTCGACCAGACCTACGGCAGCCGCTAG
- a CDS encoding antitoxin, with protein sequence MPQHRHSTTLPKEAKLFRNNRSQAVRIPVEFELPGDKVLISREGDRLVIEAVRKPGLTALLSQWAKEAPLGPEDDFPEIGDAPIHPEDIF encoded by the coding sequence ATGCCTCAGCACCGTCATTCGACAACGCTGCCCAAGGAGGCAAAACTATTCCGCAACAATCGCAGCCAGGCGGTGCGCATTCCGGTTGAGTTCGAGCTTCCTGGCGACAAGGTTTTGATCAGTCGGGAAGGGGACCGCCTCGTCATCGAGGCAGTTCGCAAACCTGGCCTCACCGCATTGCTCTCACAGTGGGCGAAAGAGGCGCCGCTCGGTCCTGAGGATGATTTTCCCGAGATCGGCGATGCGCCAATTCACCCAGAAGACATTTTTTGA
- a CDS encoding sulfate/molybdate ABC transporter ATP-binding protein, with protein sequence MEVRVANVRKEFDRFPALHDVSLDIKSGELIALLGPSGSGKTTLLRLIAGLERPTRGKIFFGDDDASQKSIQERNVGFVFQHYALFRHMTVADNIGFGLKVRHGSTRPPAQEIRRRASELLDLVQLSGLEKRYPAQLSGGQRQRVALARAMAIEPKVLLLDEPFGALDAQVRRELRRWLREIHDTTGHTTVFVTHDQEEALELADRVVVMSQGRIEQVGTADDIYDTPNSPFVYGFIGESSSIPVKVENGEVWIADRPIGLSAPNAPPGEATLFFRPHDVELLDGCSGCIAGTVAASRRVAGTRRVELEIGGARQRVEIELPVDHPAAQKSRVAFRPGRWKLFPAA encoded by the coding sequence ATGGAAGTTCGCGTTGCCAATGTGCGCAAGGAGTTTGACCGGTTTCCGGCGCTGCACGACGTGTCGCTCGACATCAAGTCGGGTGAGCTGATCGCGCTGCTGGGGCCGTCCGGTTCCGGCAAGACGACGCTGCTTCGGCTGATCGCCGGGCTGGAGCGGCCGACACGGGGAAAAATCTTCTTCGGCGATGATGATGCCTCGCAGAAGTCGATCCAGGAGCGCAATGTCGGCTTCGTCTTCCAGCATTATGCGCTGTTCCGGCACATGACAGTGGCTGACAATATCGGCTTCGGCCTCAAGGTCCGGCACGGGTCGACGCGCCCGCCGGCACAGGAGATCCGCCGCCGCGCCTCCGAGTTGCTCGATCTCGTCCAGCTTTCAGGTCTGGAAAAGCGCTATCCAGCGCAACTCTCCGGCGGCCAGCGCCAGCGTGTGGCGCTCGCCCGCGCCATGGCGATCGAGCCAAAGGTTCTGCTGCTCGACGAACCGTTTGGCGCGCTGGACGCGCAGGTGCGGCGCGAACTGCGCCGCTGGCTGCGCGAAATCCATGATACCACCGGCCACACCACCGTCTTCGTCACCCACGACCAGGAAGAGGCGCTGGAGCTTGCCGACCGCGTCGTGGTGATGAGCCAGGGCCGCATCGAACAGGTCGGCACCGCCGACGATATCTACGACACGCCGAACTCACCCTTTGTGTATGGCTTCATTGGGGAATCGAGCTCGATCCCGGTCAAGGTCGAGAATGGCGAGGTCTGGATCGCTGATCGCCCGATCGGGCTGTCGGCGCCAAATGCCCCTCCCGGCGAAGCGACCCTGTTCTTCCGCCCGCATGATGTCGAACTTTTGGACGGCTGCAGCGGCTGCATTGCTGGCACGGTCGCCGCCAGCCGCCGCGTCGCCGGCACAAGACGCGTCGAGCTCGAGATCGGCGGCGCGCGCCAGCGCGTTGAGATCGAATTGCCCGTCGACCATCCGGCGGCGCAGAAGAGCCGGGTGGCCTTCCGCCCGGGACGCTGGAAGCTGTTCCCGGCTGCTTGA
- the cysW gene encoding sulfate ABC transporter permease subunit CysW — MADPEIKSYEPYHESRSAAVTESRPAQAVLMLIAFAFLGIFLLLPLIIVFHEALAKGIGAYTQSLSDADTRSAIRLTLLVAAISVPLNIVFGISAAWAIAKFEFKGKAFLTTLIDLPFSVSPVISGLVYVLLFGAQGLLGGWLKAHGIVILFAVPGIVLATVFVTFPFVARELIPLMQEQGNGDEEAALSLGANGWQTFWYVTLPNIKWGLLYGVLLCNARAMGEFGAVSVVSGHIRGLTNTMPLHVEILYNEYNAVGAFAVASLLAGLALVTLVLKTLLEMRYGAEIAAARGH; from the coding sequence ATGGCTGATCCCGAAATCAAATCCTACGAGCCCTACCACGAAAGCCGCTCGGCAGCGGTCACCGAGAGCCGTCCGGCACAAGCCGTGCTGATGCTGATTGCCTTTGCCTTCCTTGGCATCTTCCTGCTCTTGCCGCTGATCATCGTGTTCCACGAAGCGCTCGCCAAAGGCATCGGTGCCTATACGCAGTCGCTGAGCGACGCCGACACGCGTTCGGCGATCCGGCTGACATTGCTGGTGGCGGCGATCTCGGTGCCGCTCAACATCGTCTTCGGCATTTCCGCTGCCTGGGCGATCGCCAAGTTCGAGTTCAAGGGCAAGGCCTTCCTGACCACATTGATCGACCTGCCCTTCTCGGTCTCGCCGGTCATTTCAGGCCTCGTCTATGTGCTTCTGTTTGGCGCGCAAGGCTTGCTCGGCGGCTGGCTGAAGGCGCATGGCATCGTCATCCTGTTTGCCGTGCCCGGCATTGTGCTCGCCACCGTCTTCGTCACCTTTCCCTTCGTCGCCCGCGAGCTGATCCCGCTGATGCAGGAACAGGGCAATGGCGACGAAGAGGCAGCCCTGTCGCTCGGTGCCAATGGCTGGCAGACCTTCTGGTACGTCACCTTGCCCAACATCAAATGGGGCCTGCTCTACGGCGTGCTCCTGTGCAACGCCCGCGCCATGGGCGAATTCGGCGCCGTCTCGGTGGTGTCGGGCCACATACGCGGCCTGACCAACACGATGCCGCTGCATGTCGAAATCCTCTATAACGAATACAACGCCGTCGGCGCCTTTGCCGTCGCCTCATTGCTTGCGGGCCTGGCGCTCGTCACGCTGGTCTTGAAAACACTTCTCGAGATGCGCTACGGCGCCGAGATCGCCGCAGCGCGCGGACATTAG
- a CDS encoding ABC transporter permease, with the protein MSETTLNGIAGHMPKFIRRADPAVLTAFACIVLLLFVGSLYSRSFLSPEYLLQQLKVASFLGVIATGMMLVVLLGQIDLSVPWAVAAGAMMACAAAAYGPVGVALAIPFGILCGVGIGIVNGIGVAYLRIPSMIITLATNAVAQGLMVVYTGGYSPQDSATGAMRYLATGFIIPGVPNAVIIWALIGAAMVFVLTRTSFGRTVYGIGNRERAAYLSGIDTRRVVMIAFAVSGGLSAFGGVLLAGYASKAAQSMGDAYLLPSIAAVVLGGTSIRGGRGSYLGTVAGVILITLLQSILSVMQMPEAGRQIIYGVVIVAMLLLYGRAPASR; encoded by the coding sequence GTGAGCGAAACGACCTTGAACGGCATCGCCGGGCACATGCCGAAATTCATCCGCCGCGCCGATCCGGCGGTGCTGACAGCCTTTGCCTGCATCGTGCTGCTGCTTTTCGTCGGCAGTCTCTATTCGCGCAGCTTCCTGTCGCCCGAATATCTTCTGCAGCAGCTCAAGGTGGCATCGTTTCTCGGCGTCATCGCCACCGGCATGATGCTGGTCGTCCTGCTCGGCCAGATCGACCTGTCGGTGCCGTGGGCGGTGGCGGCGGGCGCCATGATGGCCTGCGCGGCGGCGGCGTATGGACCGGTCGGCGTGGCGCTGGCCATTCCCTTCGGCATTCTCTGCGGCGTCGGGATCGGCATCGTCAACGGCATCGGTGTCGCCTATCTGCGCATTCCCTCGATGATCATCACGCTGGCCACCAACGCCGTCGCCCAAGGGTTGATGGTCGTCTACACCGGAGGCTACTCACCGCAGGATTCGGCCACTGGCGCGATGCGTTACCTGGCCACCGGCTTCATCATTCCGGGTGTGCCTAACGCTGTGATCATCTGGGCACTGATCGGCGCGGCCATGGTTTTCGTGCTGACCCGGACCAGCTTTGGCCGCACCGTCTACGGCATCGGCAACCGCGAGCGCGCCGCCTATCTCTCCGGCATCGACACGCGGCGCGTGGTGATGATCGCCTTTGCCGTCTCCGGTGGTCTGTCAGCCTTCGGCGGCGTGCTCCTGGCCGGCTATGCCTCCAAGGCGGCGCAATCGATGGGCGACGCCTATCTCTTGCCGTCGATCGCCGCCGTGGTGCTCGGCGGCACCTCCATCCGTGGCGGGCGCGGCTCCTATCTCGGCACTGTCGCCGGCGTCATCCTCATCACGCTGCTGCAATCCATTCTTTCGGTCATGCAGATGCCGGAGGCCGGGCGGCAGATCATCTATGGCGTCGTCATCGTTGCCATGCTGCTGCTCTACGGCCGCGCGCCGGCAAGCCGCTGA
- a CDS encoding ABC transporter permease has product MKDWRYWLAEQRGTLLALGIFIVMFIIYTANHPAGFTANVVQTASNKGVLLAFVAMAQTLVVITAGIDLSVGMIFLLTNCLASWLVVGTPTQTALGVVAVLAVGLLCGAINGAIVIYGRLQPIVATIATGAVYYGVGLLLRPFPGGSVNEDLADALTGRVFGVVPASLVVLLAVVLVVWVPFSRSVLGRAAYAAGSSETAAYMSGVPIRRGKFAAYTLAGLLAAIGGLFLTFFTYTGDAAYASGNAYTLFSIASVVLGGVSLFGGKGSAIGAIFGALAFRTIGDLLFVFDFDPLWQPLFQGVILLVAVSLGAFALFRVRNRLEWFL; this is encoded by the coding sequence GTGAAAGATTGGCGCTACTGGCTGGCCGAGCAGCGCGGAACGCTGCTGGCGCTCGGCATCTTCATCGTCATGTTCATCATCTACACCGCGAACCACCCGGCGGGCTTCACCGCCAATGTCGTGCAGACGGCATCGAACAAGGGCGTCCTGCTTGCCTTCGTCGCCATGGCGCAGACGCTGGTGGTGATCACCGCCGGTATCGATCTGTCCGTCGGCATGATCTTCCTTTTGACCAACTGCCTTGCCTCGTGGCTGGTGGTGGGCACGCCAACACAGACGGCGCTTGGCGTCGTGGCTGTGCTGGCTGTTGGGCTGCTGTGCGGGGCGATCAATGGCGCCATTGTCATTTATGGCCGGCTGCAGCCGATCGTCGCCACCATTGCCACGGGTGCGGTCTACTACGGCGTCGGCCTGTTGCTGCGGCCGTTCCCGGGCGGTTCGGTCAATGAGGATCTGGCCGACGCGCTGACGGGCCGTGTGTTCGGTGTCGTGCCGGCCAGCCTGGTGGTGCTGCTTGCCGTCGTGCTGGTGGTCTGGGTGCCGTTCAGCCGCTCGGTGCTTGGCCGTGCCGCCTACGCCGCCGGATCGTCCGAGACGGCAGCCTATATGTCCGGTGTGCCGATCCGCCGGGGCAAGTTCGCCGCCTACACCCTGGCCGGTTTGCTGGCCGCTATCGGCGGGCTGTTCCTCACCTTCTTCACCTACACGGGCGATGCGGCGTATGCGAGCGGCAACGCCTATACTCTGTTTTCGATCGCCTCGGTCGTGCTTGGCGGCGTCTCGCTGTTCGGCGGCAAGGGCAGCGCCATCGGTGCCATCTTCGGCGCACTGGCCTTCCGCACCATCGGCGACCTTTTGTTCGTGTTCGATTTCGATCCGCTCTGGCAGCCCCTGTTCCAGGGCGTTATCCTGCTGGTCGCGGTCAGTCTCGGCGCTTTCGCCCTGTTTCGGGTCCGCAACCGGCTGGAGTGGTTCTTGTGA
- a CDS encoding sugar ABC transporter ATP-binding protein: protein MNGAVPLFRMEGISKRYGGVRALEQAELTVEAGSIHAVLGENGAGKSTLIKVMAGVVAADEGRMMLDGREVTFASPGAANKAGIVCIFQELSLVPELSVADNIVISDPPTRFGMIDRKAQRRIAEEALARAGAADIHPLALVKDLPLSRRQMVEIAKALARKPRILILDEATSALTATDVSKIFGVLKRLRSEGLALLYISHRMNEIAELADQCTVFRNGRNVASYPAGSKSDNEVVELMIGREYSHIFPAKPPAVAATTAPVLEARKLSWTDRLDNISLTVRAGEVVGLGGLDGQGQRELLLAFFGVLRGLSGEVLIDGKPVTIASPSKAREDGIGMALIPEDRKTEGLMLPMTVRENLSFAALDRLSKAGIIDRTTEQRLIDDMVGLLAIKTAGLDIPVGALSGGNQQKVVIAKWLMRQPRIILLNDPTRGIDVGTKQELYQLMRKLADAGAAILFYSTDYDELIGCCDRVLVLYDGAVKRELVGAEITERALISSALNIHESTVSQGADA, encoded by the coding sequence ATGAACGGTGCGGTGCCGCTCTTTCGCATGGAAGGCATATCGAAGCGCTATGGCGGCGTGCGCGCGCTGGAACAGGCTGAGCTTACGGTTGAGGCCGGCAGCATCCATGCCGTTCTTGGTGAAAATGGCGCCGGCAAGTCGACGCTGATCAAGGTCATGGCTGGCGTTGTCGCTGCCGACGAAGGCCGCATGATGCTGGACGGACGCGAAGTGACCTTTGCCTCACCGGGTGCCGCCAACAAGGCAGGCATCGTCTGTATCTTCCAGGAACTGTCGCTGGTGCCTGAACTCAGCGTCGCCGACAACATTGTCATTTCAGATCCGCCGACGCGTTTCGGCATGATCGACCGCAAGGCGCAGCGCCGCATTGCCGAGGAAGCCCTGGCGCGCGCGGGAGCCGCCGACATTCATCCGCTGGCGCTGGTCAAGGACCTGCCGCTGTCGCGGCGCCAGATGGTCGAGATCGCCAAGGCGCTGGCTAGAAAGCCACGCATCCTGATCCTCGACGAGGCGACCTCGGCACTGACGGCGACGGATGTCTCGAAGATCTTCGGCGTGCTGAAACGCCTGCGCTCCGAGGGACTGGCGCTGCTCTATATCTCGCACCGCATGAACGAGATCGCCGAACTGGCGGACCAGTGCACGGTGTTCCGCAACGGCCGCAATGTCGCCAGTTATCCTGCCGGTTCGAAGAGCGACAACGAGGTGGTCGAACTGATGATCGGCCGCGAATACAGCCACATCTTCCCGGCCAAGCCGCCGGCCGTGGCAGCCACGACCGCGCCCGTGCTCGAAGCGCGCAAGCTCTCCTGGACGGACCGGCTGGACAATATCTCGCTGACCGTCAGGGCAGGCGAGGTTGTCGGCCTTGGCGGGCTTGACGGCCAGGGCCAGCGCGAATTGCTGCTTGCGTTCTTCGGCGTGTTGCGCGGCTTGTCCGGCGAGGTCCTGATCGACGGCAAGCCGGTGACGATCGCCAGCCCCTCGAAAGCGCGGGAGGACGGCATCGGCATGGCGCTCATTCCCGAGGACCGCAAGACCGAGGGGCTGATGCTGCCAATGACTGTGCGCGAAAACCTGTCCTTTGCCGCGCTCGACCGGCTGTCGAAGGCCGGTATCATCGACCGTACCACCGAGCAACGGCTGATCGACGACATGGTCGGGCTACTGGCGATCAAGACGGCGGGTCTCGACATCCCGGTTGGCGCGCTGTCCGGCGGCAATCAGCAGAAGGTGGTCATCGCCAAATGGCTGATGCGCCAGCCGCGCATCATCCTGCTCAACGATCCGACGCGCGGCATTGATGTCGGCACCAAGCAGGAGCTTTACCAACTGATGCGCAAGCTCGCCGATGCCGGCGCCGCGATCCTGTTTTATTCGACCGACTATGACGAACTGATCGGCTGCTGCGACCGGGTGCTGGTGCTCTATGACGGGGCGGTCAAGCGTGAACTGGTTGGGGCCGAGATCACCGAGCGCGCGCTGATATCCAGCGCGCTCAACATCCATGAGAGCACTGTGAGCCAAGGAGCGGATGCGTGA
- a CDS encoding type II toxin-antitoxin system VapC family toxin, which produces MRFMLDTSIISDMIRNPAGNAASAMAREGDDAVCTSIVVASELRYGCAKKGSAKLLSKVEQLLAEIPVLPLDVPVDAEYGAIRAELEGAGQAIGHNLFIAAHAYVLGITLVTANWGEFTRIRGLKVENWLA; this is translated from the coding sequence ATGCGGTTCATGCTGGACACCAGCATCATCAGCGACATGATCCGAAACCCGGCGGGAAATGCCGCGAGCGCCATGGCCCGCGAGGGCGACGATGCCGTCTGCACCAGCATCGTGGTCGCCTCGGAACTGAGATATGGCTGCGCCAAAAAGGGATCCGCCAAGCTGCTCAGCAAAGTTGAGCAATTGCTGGCTGAGATTCCTGTCTTGCCGCTCGATGTGCCGGTCGATGCCGAGTACGGCGCTATTCGTGCCGAGCTGGAAGGTGCGGGCCAGGCCATCGGCCACAACTTGTTTATTGCCGCCCACGCCTATGTCCTAGGAATTACATTGGTGACCGCGAATTGGGGAGAGTTCACCCGGATCAGAGGCCTGAAGGTCGAGAACTGGCTGGCTTGA
- a CDS encoding LacI family DNA-binding transcriptional regulator translates to MIKPRSRRGGGRPTIADVARKAGVGAITVSRALREPGRVSEDLRRQIQAAVDELGYVPDPNARALASARAEVFGVLVPSLTNNVFAEVVRGIYDSLSDSPFRIQLGNTHYSGLEEERLLQVFGPQRPAALIVAGIDQTPTSRKLLETAGCPVVQVMETGPDPVDMMVGFSHLDGGRRATEHLIEAGYRRIGFIGARMDPRSQRRLAGYRAAMEQAGLFDPRLITTTPVPSSVTLGRELFRDALAKMPTLDGVFCNNDDIAVGVLFECHRAAIAVPKTIGIVGFNDFDMMQVAFPSITSIRTYRYEIGRRSVAMALAAIAGNRPQERVVDLGFELMRRESTAR, encoded by the coding sequence TTGATCAAGCCGCGCTCACGCCGTGGCGGCGGCCGGCCGACCATCGCCGACGTGGCGCGCAAGGCCGGCGTTGGCGCCATCACGGTGTCCCGCGCGCTTCGCGAACCGGGACGTGTCTCGGAAGACCTGCGCCGCCAGATCCAGGCCGCCGTTGACGAGCTTGGCTACGTGCCTGATCCCAATGCGCGGGCGCTGGCCTCGGCGCGGGCCGAGGTGTTCGGCGTGCTGGTGCCGTCGCTGACCAACAACGTGTTCGCCGAGGTGGTGCGCGGCATCTATGACAGCCTGTCGGACAGCCCATTCCGCATCCAGCTTGGCAACACCCACTATTCCGGGCTCGAGGAAGAGCGCCTCCTGCAAGTGTTCGGCCCGCAACGCCCTGCGGCGCTGATCGTCGCCGGCATCGACCAGACGCCGACATCGCGAAAGCTGCTGGAAACTGCGGGCTGCCCGGTTGTGCAGGTGATGGAGACCGGGCCCGATCCGGTCGACATGATGGTCGGTTTCTCGCATCTCGACGGGGGCAGGCGGGCGACCGAACATCTGATCGAGGCGGGCTACCGCCGTATCGGCTTCATCGGCGCACGCATGGACCCGCGTTCGCAGCGGCGCCTTGCCGGCTATCGCGCGGCGATGGAGCAGGCCGGCCTGTTCGATCCGCGCCTGATCACCACCACGCCGGTGCCGTCCAGCGTCACCCTCGGGCGCGAACTGTTCCGTGACGCGCTGGCCAAGATGCCGACGCTCGACGGGGTGTTCTGCAACAATGACGATATCGCGGTCGGCGTGCTGTTTGAATGCCATCGCGCCGCCATCGCCGTGCCGAAGACGATCGGCATCGTCGGCTTCAACGATTTCGACATGATGCAGGTGGCGTTCCCTTCGATCACCAGTATCCGCACCTATCGCTATGAAATCGGCCGGCGGTCGGTCGCCATGGCGCTGGCGGCGATCGCCGGCAACAGGCCGCAAGAGCGTGTCGTTGATCTCGGTTTCGAGCTCATGCGCCGCGAGAGCACAGCCCGCTGA